In Ilumatobacter fluminis, the following proteins share a genomic window:
- a CDS encoding ABC transporter permease, giving the protein MLLFIVRRLIASVLLLLVASFAVYIMMAYAGDPLGFLNEITNPTQRAAIERDVTNALNLDTPPVLRYFQWLGDALTGDFGISAQTRQSVNDELATRIPVTLKLVAASSLLSIVIGVTVGIVTALRQYTGFDYIVTFFTFVFFSLPVFWVAVILKEYGGIRFNDWLRDGASISVPVIVVLSIFVGIVGYSIAGGRAPRRLVIAAISAAVGAGLLIYLSAAQWFLKPGIGLPVLIPMAIGIAVGVTAIFAGIANRKALFSALTTAALGCVLYTPLQTLFDEQGMGWWWTFLLLIATLVSSYLIGIAWGGYDKGLSARVSMLVGFLVALVIFVDRHLQSWQEYSSNSVIRNRPIKTIGDKEPRLEGSFWVLNNDIFSHLILPTMALMLISLAAYTRYSRASMLEVLNQDYIRTARAKGLTERTVVVRHGLRNALIPLATVIAFDIGGLLGGAVITETVFEWNGMGRLFIEGLQALDPNPVMAATMVVGATAVVANILADIMYSVLDPRIRIHDK; this is encoded by the coding sequence ATGCTCCTCTTCATCGTGCGCCGACTCATCGCGTCGGTCCTGCTGCTGCTCGTCGCTTCGTTCGCCGTCTACATCATGATGGCGTACGCCGGTGACCCGTTGGGCTTCCTCAACGAGATCACGAACCCGACCCAGCGCGCGGCGATCGAACGCGACGTCACCAATGCGCTCAACCTCGACACCCCGCCCGTCCTGCGCTACTTCCAGTGGCTCGGTGACGCCCTGACCGGCGACTTCGGCATCTCCGCCCAGACGCGACAGTCCGTCAACGACGAACTCGCCACGCGCATCCCGGTCACCCTCAAGCTCGTCGCCGCCTCGTCGCTCCTGTCGATCGTGATCGGCGTGACCGTCGGCATCGTGACGGCCCTGCGCCAGTACACGGGCTTCGACTACATCGTCACGTTCTTCACGTTCGTGTTCTTCTCACTGCCGGTCTTCTGGGTCGCCGTCATCCTCAAGGAGTACGGCGGCATCCGGTTCAACGACTGGTTGCGTGACGGTGCGAGCATCTCGGTGCCCGTGATCGTCGTCCTGTCGATCTTCGTCGGCATCGTCGGCTACTCGATCGCCGGCGGGCGCGCGCCACGCCGGCTCGTGATCGCCGCCATCTCGGCTGCGGTCGGTGCCGGCCTCCTGATCTATCTCTCTGCCGCCCAATGGTTCCTGAAGCCGGGCATCGGACTGCCGGTGCTGATCCCGATGGCGATCGGCATCGCCGTCGGTGTCACGGCGATCTTCGCCGGCATCGCGAACCGCAAGGCGCTGTTCTCGGCGCTGACCACCGCCGCACTCGGCTGCGTGCTCTACACCCCGCTCCAGACACTCTTCGACGAACAGGGCATGGGCTGGTGGTGGACGTTCCTGCTGCTGATCGCCACCCTCGTGTCGAGCTACCTGATCGGCATCGCCTGGGGCGGCTACGACAAGGGGCTGTCGGCTCGGGTGTCGATGCTCGTCGGCTTCCTGGTGGCGCTCGTCATCTTCGTCGATCGGCACCTGCAGTCGTGGCAGGAGTACTCCAGCAACTCGGTCATCCGCAACCGTCCGATCAAGACGATCGGTGACAAGGAGCCCCGTCTCGAGGGCTCGTTCTGGGTGCTGAACAACGACATCTTCAGTCACCTCATCCTGCCGACCATGGCGCTGATGCTGATCTCGCTCGCCGCCTACACCCGGTACTCGCGAGCCAGCATGCTCGAGGTCCTGAACCAGGACTACATCCGCACCGCTCGCGCGAAGGGCCTGACCGAGCGCACCGTGGTCGTCCGCCACGGTCTGCGCAACGCCCTGATCCCGCTCGCCACCGTGATCGCGTTCGACATCGGTGGCCTGCTCGGCGGCGCCGTCATCACCGAGACGGTCTTCGAGTGGAACGGCATGGGACGACTCTTCATCGAGGGCCTCCAGGCGCTCGACCCGAACCCGGTGATGGCCGCCACGATGGTGGTCGGCGCCACGGCCGTCGTCGCCAACATCCTCGCCGACATCATGTACTCGGTCCTCGACCCACGAATCCGGATCCACGACAAATGA
- a CDS encoding ABC transporter permease, whose amino-acid sequence MSDDHLLPPDPDEVGEMDDLRVDPHRESDFEKFPDELTHEQREVAGLSQGQIVRKRFIRHKGAMISLVLLAFIIIVAVTSVGAGPIPGWYQWEHTDLIPPVQDEGPTISIIPSFLGGDGLAWGDHPFGVDNQNGKDLFAMTMRGVQVTLVVILVLAVLSVTLGVMIGALAGFYGGWLDSILMRITDVILILPLLVIVSVAAFSFGASGLWSVALALGLFSWTGLARLVRAEFLALREREFVDAARVAGASPRRIIFKHILPNTVGTIVVSTTLLMGAGILTEAALSFIGFGIQAPNVSLGALVNDYDTAFGTRPWLFLFPGLMIVTIVLCLQFIGDGLRDAFDPRQKRIPKFKDLAKKQEEAKADMATRPNRMHLGG is encoded by the coding sequence ATGAGCGACGACCATCTTCTCCCGCCCGATCCCGACGAAGTCGGCGAGATGGACGACCTCCGCGTCGATCCGCATCGCGAATCCGACTTCGAGAAGTTCCCCGACGAACTGACCCACGAGCAGCGCGAGGTCGCCGGCCTCAGCCAGGGCCAGATCGTCCGCAAGCGCTTCATCCGCCACAAGGGCGCGATGATCTCGCTCGTCCTGTTGGCGTTCATCATCATCGTCGCCGTCACGAGCGTCGGCGCCGGCCCGATCCCGGGCTGGTACCAGTGGGAACACACCGACCTGATCCCGCCCGTCCAGGACGAAGGCCCGACGATCTCGATCATCCCGTCGTTCCTCGGCGGAGACGGCCTCGCCTGGGGCGATCACCCCTTCGGGGTCGACAATCAGAACGGCAAGGACCTGTTCGCGATGACGATGCGCGGCGTCCAGGTGACGCTCGTGGTCATCCTCGTGCTCGCGGTGTTGTCGGTGACCCTCGGCGTGATGATCGGTGCGCTGGCCGGCTTCTACGGAGGCTGGCTCGACTCGATCCTGATGCGTATCACCGACGTCATCCTGATCCTGCCGCTGCTCGTCATCGTCTCGGTCGCCGCGTTCTCGTTCGGTGCGTCCGGTCTGTGGAGCGTCGCGCTCGCACTCGGCCTGTTCTCGTGGACCGGTCTCGCCCGACTCGTCAGAGCCGAGTTCCTGGCGTTGCGTGAACGCGAGTTCGTCGACGCCGCCCGCGTGGCCGGCGCCTCGCCGCGCCGCATCATCTTCAAGCACATCCTGCCCAACACGGTCGGCACGATCGTGGTGTCCACCACCTTGCTGATGGGCGCCGGCATCCTCACCGAGGCCGCGCTGTCGTTCATCGGCTTCGGCATCCAGGCGCCCAACGTGTCGTTGGGCGCTCTGGTGAACGACTACGACACCGCGTTCGGCACCCGCCCGTGGCTGTTCCTGTTCCCGGGGCTCATGATCGTCACGATCGTCCTGTGCCTGCAGTTCATCGGTGACGGCCTCCGCGACGCGTTCGACCCTCGCCAGAAGCGCATCCCCAAGTTCAAGGACCTGGCGAAGAAGCAGGAAGAGGCGAAGGCCGACATGGCGACGCGTCCCAACCGCATGCACCTGGGCGGCTGA
- a CDS encoding PH domain-containing protein → MANVSDLFYEETFRPAFGRVLAGALMTICALAGLSVVGAGADALWQVWPWLALVAFGAWALYWRPEVEVNAGGVRVVNVFRTLDVPWPAITDIETKWALTLVTTLGTVRAWAAPAPGRQVLRRSQAEDLRLGGAGKGDMVRPSDLPQTESGAAALVVRQRWLRIREAGFLADPRVEHDRMPVRWHVETIAGFALLTVAVVYGTFLR, encoded by the coding sequence ATGGCGAACGTGTCGGACCTGTTCTACGAGGAGACGTTCCGTCCGGCGTTCGGCCGGGTGCTGGCGGGCGCGCTCATGACGATCTGCGCCCTGGCGGGGTTGAGTGTGGTCGGCGCCGGTGCCGACGCCCTCTGGCAGGTGTGGCCCTGGCTGGCCCTGGTGGCCTTCGGGGCGTGGGCGCTCTACTGGCGTCCAGAGGTCGAGGTGAACGCCGGTGGCGTCCGTGTCGTGAACGTGTTCCGCACCCTCGACGTGCCGTGGCCGGCGATCACCGACATCGAGACCAAGTGGGCGCTCACCCTCGTGACGACGCTCGGCACCGTCCGTGCCTGGGCGGCACCGGCTCCGGGTCGTCAGGTGCTGCGCCGCAGCCAGGCCGAAGATCTGCGCCTCGGCGGCGCCGGCAAGGGCGACATGGTGCGCCCGAGCGATCTGCCCCAGACCGAGTCGGGGGCGGCGGCACTCGTCGTGCGGCAACGTTGGCTGCGCATACGCGAGGCCGGCTTCCTGGCCGACCCGCGCGTCGAGCACGACCGCATGCCCGTGCGTTGGCACGTCGAGACGATCGCCGGCTTCGCCCTGCTGACCGTCGCCGTCGTGTACGGCACGTTCCTGCGCTGA
- a CDS encoding ABC transporter ATP-binding protein, which produces MSTPVLSVDQLNIDFWVDGVWYPAVVDASFDLNSGEVLAIVGESGSGKSTTALATLGLLPKNANVRGSIVVDDTEVVGLDQRTLRSMRGRLASVIFQEPMTALNPVYTVGFQIAEMLRSHQSMAPKAARKRAIELLDLVEIPNPEVRVDSYPHQLSGGQRQRAMIAQALALEPKLLIADEPTTALDVTVQAEILKLLRDLRDRIDAGVLLITHDMGVVADLSDRVLVMQNGEIVERGTSADVFYRPQHSYTQQLLGSVPHLGRLVNAVVAGDEQQAEQIAEAIDETADQPTATSVTTERIVDLRGVSVEYPKRGRTPAFRAVDGIDLDIAPGEVVGLVGESGSGKTTVGRAIVGLLPFVEGEADVLGTPMVGVSKDDLRAVRRDLSFVFQDPGSSLNPRLPIGESIGEPMLLAGFDAKAREARISELLDQVELDRSLRNRYPHELSGGQRQRVGIARALALRPKLLIADEPTSALDVSVQAKVLDLFQELQRDIGFACLFISHDLAVVEILAKRIAVMQHGKLVEFGPREDILTRPTDPYTKRLLAAVPVPDPDAQQLRRQERDALIAAGADD; this is translated from the coding sequence ATGAGCACTCCTGTCCTCTCGGTCGATCAGCTCAACATCGACTTCTGGGTCGACGGCGTCTGGTATCCCGCCGTCGTCGACGCCTCGTTCGACCTCAACAGTGGTGAGGTGCTCGCAATCGTCGGTGAGTCGGGCTCCGGCAAGTCGACGACCGCCCTCGCCACGCTGGGTCTGCTGCCCAAGAACGCCAACGTCCGCGGTTCCATCGTCGTCGACGACACCGAAGTCGTCGGACTCGACCAGCGCACCCTGCGTTCGATGCGCGGCCGTCTCGCGTCGGTCATCTTCCAGGAGCCGATGACGGCACTGAACCCGGTGTACACCGTCGGGTTCCAAATCGCCGAGATGCTCCGCAGCCACCAGTCGATGGCGCCCAAGGCCGCCCGCAAGCGAGCGATCGAACTGCTCGACCTCGTCGAGATCCCGAACCCCGAGGTTCGCGTCGACTCGTATCCGCACCAGCTGTCGGGCGGCCAGCGCCAGCGCGCCATGATCGCCCAGGCCCTGGCCCTCGAACCCAAGCTGCTGATCGCCGACGAGCCGACGACCGCGCTCGACGTGACGGTCCAGGCCGAGATCCTCAAGCTGCTCCGCGACCTCCGCGACCGGATCGACGCCGGCGTGCTGCTGATCACCCACGACATGGGCGTCGTCGCCGACCTCTCCGACCGTGTGCTCGTGATGCAGAACGGCGAGATCGTCGAGCGCGGCACTTCGGCGGACGTGTTCTACCGACCCCAGCACTCGTACACCCAGCAACTGCTCGGCTCGGTGCCGCACCTCGGCCGACTCGTGAACGCCGTCGTCGCCGGTGACGAACAGCAGGCCGAGCAGATCGCCGAGGCGATCGACGAGACCGCCGACCAGCCGACCGCGACGTCGGTGACCACCGAGCGGATCGTCGACCTGCGTGGCGTGTCGGTCGAGTACCCCAAGCGTGGCCGGACGCCCGCCTTCCGGGCCGTCGACGGCATCGATCTCGACATCGCCCCCGGTGAGGTCGTCGGCCTCGTCGGCGAGTCGGGCTCGGGCAAGACGACCGTCGGCCGAGCGATCGTGGGCCTGCTGCCGTTCGTCGAGGGAGAGGCCGACGTGCTCGGCACCCCGATGGTCGGCGTGTCGAAGGACGATCTCCGAGCGGTGCGCCGCGACCTGAGTTTCGTGTTCCAGGACCCGGGTTCGTCGCTGAACCCCCGTCTGCCGATCGGTGAGTCAATCGGTGAGCCGATGCTGCTCGCGGGCTTCGACGCGAAGGCTCGTGAGGCCCGCATCTCGGAGCTGCTCGACCAGGTCGAACTCGATCGCTCGCTCCGCAACCGCTACCCGCACGAACTGTCGGGTGGCCAGCGCCAGCGAGTCGGCATCGCCCGCGCGCTCGCGCTGCGCCCGAAGCTGTTGATCGCGGACGAGCCGACCTCGGCGCTCGACGTGTCGGTGCAGGCGAAGGTCCTCGACCTGTTCCAGGAACTGCAGCGAGACATCGGCTTCGCGTGCCTGTTCATCAGCCACGACCTGGCCGTCGTCGAGATCCTCGCCAAGCGGATCGCCGTGATGCAGCACGGCAAGCTCGTCGAGTTCGGCCCACGCGAAGACATCCTGACCCGGCCCACCGACCCGTACACCAAGCGCCTGCTGGCCGCCGTGCCGGTGCCCGACCCGGATGCCCAGCAGCTCCGCCGTCAGGAGCGCGACGCACTCATCGCTGCCGGCGCCGACGACTGA
- a CDS encoding thioredoxin domain-containing protein translates to MNRLATETSPYLRQHRDNPVDWYPWGEEAFAAARERDVPILLSVGYSACHWCHVMAHECFEDDEVAAAMNAAFVNVKLDREERPDVDGLYMEALTALTGRGGWPMTMALHHDGRPFFGGTYFPKDAFLKVIEGLTEVWTTRHDELDKQATQLTEKLTKVAETVAAKDVPGVELVNESLKKLGGAFDPEWGGFGKAPKFPATFHTELILRAYMTSGRDEARNVITTTLDAMCSGGMYDHIGGGFARYSTDREWLVPHFEKMLYDQALLVGLYRQSYSVLGQPQYKQVVEETIAYVLRELRLPGGGFASAQDADSLDAEGNSVEGAYYTWTPDEIRAALADVDAQAAGVAQQWWGITDEGNFEGRSIPNRSEARGKLARPPALEAVRRRLLQVRSGRPAPGLDDKVLTEWNALFLYALADAATAFQRSDWKQVAVETGEFLLRELRDDRGRWFRSWQADGEPQARHAALAADHAALVQAFIRLAEATGEARWITAARETADTMLDWFWDPVEGGLYTTAEDAEQLIVRQKDVYDNATPSANSVAANALQRLAALTGDSRYANFADRILQLLAPICEQSPGGTSNALLAVFLRQRGILELVMVGDVPELVRVGQVLWRPDLVMAWGEPYDSPLWEGRTEGNAYLCRNHVCERPVTEPEQLYEQLSGRPVPEGMNIRATTSSEG, encoded by the coding sequence GTGAACCGACTCGCCACCGAGACGTCGCCGTATCTCCGCCAGCACCGGGACAACCCGGTCGATTGGTACCCGTGGGGTGAGGAGGCGTTCGCGGCAGCGCGCGAACGCGACGTGCCGATCCTGCTGTCGGTCGGCTACTCGGCCTGCCACTGGTGCCACGTCATGGCACACGAGTGTTTCGAGGACGACGAGGTGGCTGCGGCGATGAACGCGGCGTTCGTGAACGTCAAGCTCGACCGCGAGGAACGCCCTGACGTCGACGGCTTGTACATGGAGGCGCTCACGGCGCTGACCGGCCGCGGTGGCTGGCCGATGACGATGGCGCTGCACCACGACGGGCGCCCGTTCTTCGGCGGCACCTACTTCCCGAAGGATGCCTTCCTGAAGGTGATCGAGGGGCTCACCGAGGTCTGGACGACGAGGCACGACGAACTCGACAAGCAGGCGACCCAGCTCACCGAGAAGCTCACCAAGGTCGCCGAGACGGTGGCCGCCAAAGACGTCCCGGGCGTCGAACTGGTCAACGAGTCGCTGAAGAAGCTGGGCGGGGCCTTCGATCCCGAGTGGGGTGGGTTCGGCAAGGCTCCGAAGTTCCCGGCGACGTTCCACACCGAACTGATCCTGCGTGCCTACATGACGTCGGGTCGTGACGAGGCCCGCAACGTCATCACGACCACGCTCGACGCGATGTGTTCGGGCGGCATGTACGACCACATCGGCGGTGGGTTCGCCCGGTACTCGACCGATCGCGAATGGCTCGTTCCTCACTTCGAGAAGATGCTGTACGACCAGGCGTTGCTCGTCGGCCTGTACCGCCAGAGCTATTCCGTGCTCGGGCAGCCCCAGTACAAGCAGGTCGTCGAGGAGACGATCGCCTACGTGCTGCGCGAGCTGCGGCTGCCCGGTGGGGGGTTCGCCTCGGCGCAGGACGCCGACTCGCTCGACGCCGAGGGCAACAGTGTCGAGGGCGCGTACTACACCTGGACGCCCGACGAGATCCGGGCGGCGCTCGCCGACGTCGACGCCCAGGCGGCCGGCGTCGCGCAGCAGTGGTGGGGCATCACCGACGAGGGCAACTTCGAAGGACGTTCGATCCCCAACCGCAGCGAGGCGCGAGGCAAGCTGGCGCGCCCACCGGCGCTCGAGGCGGTCCGGCGGCGCCTGCTGCAGGTTCGCTCCGGCCGTCCTGCCCCGGGTCTCGACGACAAGGTGCTCACCGAGTGGAACGCGCTGTTCCTCTACGCGCTCGCCGACGCCGCGACCGCGTTCCAGCGGTCGGATTGGAAGCAGGTCGCGGTCGAGACCGGCGAGTTCCTGCTTCGCGAGTTGCGCGACGACCGCGGTCGCTGGTTCCGTTCGTGGCAGGCCGACGGCGAGCCGCAGGCACGCCACGCGGCCCTGGCCGCCGACCACGCCGCACTGGTGCAGGCGTTCATCCGGCTCGCCGAGGCGACCGGCGAGGCGCGCTGGATCACTGCCGCTCGCGAGACCGCCGACACCATGCTCGACTGGTTCTGGGATCCGGTGGAGGGCGGTCTCTACACCACGGCGGAAGACGCCGAGCAGCTGATCGTCCGACAGAAGGACGTGTACGACAACGCGACCCCGTCGGCGAACTCGGTCGCTGCCAACGCGCTGCAACGCCTTGCTGCGCTCACCGGCGACTCCCGCTACGCCAACTTCGCCGACCGAATCCTGCAGTTGCTCGCCCCGATCTGCGAGCAGTCGCCGGGCGGCACGTCGAACGCGTTGCTGGCGGTCTTCCTGCGCCAGCGCGGCATCCTCGAGCTCGTGATGGTCGGTGACGTCCCCGAACTCGTGCGGGTCGGACAGGTGCTGTGGCGGCCCGACCTCGTGATGGCGTGGGGCGAGCCGTACGACTCGCCGTTGTGGGAGGGCCGCACCGAGGGCAACGCTTACCTGTGCCGCAACCATGTGTGCGAGCGACCCGTCACCGAGCCGGAGCAGCTGTACGAACAGCTCTCGGGGCGTCCGGTGCCCGAGGGCATGAACATCCGGGCGACCACGTCGTCCGAGGGCTAG
- a CDS encoding alpha/beta hydrolase: MIAAAWLFLAGIVSLPIVWNAAKPVIDPTRRYSPWWLPAMVISETAPLWLVLHLAAIAVGVVGGGLDSAFGVVGAAMLGVSSVLLVWVLTRTAIGVRRLRRHVSGAIHRARGPGRWRGRPIPTPPGVREQHSIEWRGPLTLDLTRPDDDRRKLPVVVYVHGGGWTGGDPQRQARDLYHALALDGWASLGIRYPFTPHVTVEDQIAAVREAVRWARTELSAHGVEPSTVVLAGGSAGGHLAAMAALTADGDDERVAACVGMYGVYDMANRNRTRAHWDKIRNEVMLSTVDEQPERYRAVSPIDRVHDDTPPFLIVHGTHDTLVPAGEGQQFVEVLRAAGRPVDYVPVYGAQHAFDALSGVTSRTAAAVIRDWLGVTVLRQAPTA, translated from the coding sequence GTGATCGCCGCCGCGTGGCTGTTCCTGGCCGGGATCGTCTCGCTCCCGATCGTGTGGAACGCGGCCAAACCGGTGATCGACCCGACGCGTCGGTACTCGCCTTGGTGGCTGCCGGCGATGGTCATCTCCGAGACGGCGCCGCTGTGGCTGGTGCTCCATCTCGCTGCCATCGCGGTCGGCGTGGTCGGCGGTGGGCTCGACTCGGCGTTCGGCGTCGTCGGCGCCGCGATGCTCGGCGTCTCGTCCGTGCTGCTCGTCTGGGTGCTGACGAGGACGGCGATCGGCGTCCGCCGGCTCCGGCGACACGTGAGCGGCGCGATCCACCGGGCGCGCGGACCCGGCCGCTGGCGCGGGCGCCCCATCCCGACACCGCCCGGTGTTCGCGAGCAGCATTCGATCGAGTGGCGTGGGCCACTCACCCTCGACCTCACCCGCCCCGACGACGACCGGCGCAAGCTCCCGGTCGTCGTGTACGTGCACGGCGGGGGCTGGACCGGCGGCGATCCGCAGCGTCAGGCCCGAGACCTCTACCACGCCCTCGCGCTCGACGGATGGGCGTCGCTCGGCATCCGCTACCCGTTCACCCCGCACGTCACCGTCGAAGACCAGATCGCTGCGGTGCGCGAGGCCGTCCGCTGGGCGCGCACCGAACTGAGCGCTCACGGTGTGGAGCCGTCGACCGTGGTCCTGGCGGGCGGTTCGGCCGGTGGCCATCTGGCGGCGATGGCGGCGCTCACGGCCGACGGTGACGACGAACGCGTCGCAGCCTGCGTCGGCATGTACGGCGTGTACGACATGGCCAATCGCAACCGGACGCGAGCGCACTGGGACAAGATCCGCAACGAGGTGATGCTGTCGACGGTCGACGAACAGCCGGAGCGCTACCGGGCCGTGTCACCGATCGACCGGGTCCACGACGACACGCCGCCGTTCCTCATCGTGCACGGCACCCACGACACCTTGGTGCCGGCGGGGGAGGGGCAGCAGTTCGTCGAGGTGCTGCGAGCCGCAGGGCGACCCGTCGACTACGTGCCGGTGTACGGCGCACAGCACGCGTTCGACGCACTGTCGGGCGTGACCAGCCGCACCGCAGCGGCCGTGATCCGGGACTGGTTGGGTGTGACGGTGCTGCGTCAGGCACCGACGGCGTGA
- the fabI gene encoding enoyl-ACP reductase FabI — MGILEGKKLVITGVLTDASLAFGVAKIAIDEGAEVVLTGAGRALSLTKRTARKLGQVNGADVPVFEFDVTVPEHVESVRASVAETLGHVDGVLHAIGFAPESCLGDDFMDAPWDDVAVAMHISAFSLKTLAEAFLPLMSEGGSIVGLDFDNQQAWPAYNWMGVAKSALQSVSRYLAKELGPQQIRCNLVAAGPIRTIAAKSIPGFALFEDTWDGRSPLGWDVNDSEPVAKACVALLSDWFPATTGEIIHVDGGYHAVGA; from the coding sequence ATGGGAATCCTCGAGGGCAAGAAGCTCGTGATCACCGGTGTGCTCACCGACGCGTCGTTGGCGTTCGGCGTGGCCAAGATCGCCATCGACGAAGGCGCCGAGGTGGTGCTCACCGGGGCGGGTCGCGCCCTCAGCCTCACGAAGCGCACGGCGCGCAAGCTCGGCCAGGTGAACGGTGCCGACGTGCCGGTGTTCGAGTTCGACGTCACCGTGCCCGAGCACGTCGAGTCGGTCCGGGCGTCGGTCGCCGAGACGCTCGGCCACGTCGACGGCGTGCTGCACGCGATCGGCTTCGCTCCCGAGTCGTGTCTCGGTGACGACTTCATGGACGCCCCGTGGGACGACGTCGCCGTCGCGATGCACATCTCGGCGTTCTCGCTGAAGACCCTTGCCGAGGCATTCCTGCCGCTCATGAGCGAGGGTGGGTCGATCGTCGGACTCGACTTCGACAACCAGCAGGCGTGGCCGGCCTACAACTGGATGGGCGTCGCCAAGTCGGCCCTCCAGAGTGTGTCTCGCTACCTCGCCAAAGAACTCGGCCCGCAACAGATCCGGTGCAACCTCGTGGCCGCCGGCCCGATCCGCACGATCGCCGCCAAGTCGATCCCCGGGTTCGCCCTGTTCGAGGACACGTGGGACGGCCGCTCACCGCTCGGCTGGGACGTCAACGACTCCGAGCCGGTGGCCAAGGCGTGCGTGGCGCTGCTGTCCGATTGGTTCCCCGCCACGACCGGCGAGATCATCCACGTCGACGGCGGCTATCACGCCGTCGGTGCCTGA
- the npdG gene encoding NADPH-dependent F420 reductase: MRIGVIGGSGPAGSSLAARLASVGYESVIGSRSKYRAMESRDALVEQYPELDELLGYGDNASAADCDIVVIATPWDSAATMAQDHERYLRGKIVVSMANALVRVGKEFQPLVPPRGSVAAHVQAAVPKSRVVAAFHHLPATELGHIGEPIESDVLICGDDPEAVGAISEMVSKIPGCRPLDAGELSNATAIEAFTAVLLQLNVRYKTRVAPQLWGIKSDPRTVAS; encoded by the coding sequence ATGCGTATCGGAGTGATCGGGGGCAGTGGACCGGCGGGCAGCAGCCTGGCCGCCCGTCTGGCGAGTGTCGGCTACGAGTCGGTGATCGGCTCGCGCTCGAAGTATCGGGCGATGGAGTCGCGCGACGCTCTGGTCGAGCAGTATCCCGAGCTCGACGAGCTCCTCGGGTACGGCGACAACGCCTCCGCCGCGGACTGCGACATCGTCGTGATCGCGACGCCCTGGGACTCGGCCGCCACGATGGCCCAAGACCACGAGCGCTACCTGCGCGGCAAGATCGTCGTCAGCATGGCGAACGCCCTCGTGCGGGTCGGCAAGGAGTTCCAGCCCCTCGTCCCGCCCCGCGGCAGCGTCGCGGCGCACGTGCAGGCCGCCGTCCCGAAGAGCCGCGTCGTCGCGGCGTTCCACCACCTGCCGGCGACCGAGCTCGGCCACATCGGCGAACCGATCGAGAGCGATGTGCTCATCTGCGGCGACGACCCCGAAGCGGTCGGCGCCATCAGCGAGATGGTGTCGAAGATCCCCGGCTGTCGGCCGCTCGACGCCGGAGAACTCTCGAACGCGACGGCGATCGAAGCCTTCACGGCCGTGCTCCTGCAGCTCAACGTGCGGTACAAGACCCGGGTCGCTCCCCAGCTGTGGGGAATCAAGTCCGACCCGCGCACGGTTGCATCCTGA
- a CDS encoding cysteine--tRNA ligase — protein MTFQLYDTARRAIVPFEPGDDVLMYTCGITPYDATHLGHANTFIAYDVLQRHLIDKGHQVTCVRNVTDVDDPLFAKARELGVHYLDLAAAEEARFERDMVALNALPVASTPRASSAIPDIRGFIGMVLDAGFAYEAGGSVYFDVSKFDSFGSLSHYSESEMIELARERGGQVDDPNKRHPLDFVLWHPSAPDEPSWDTMWGAGRPGWHIECSALALRELGTTIDLHGGGADLIFPHHECERAQSEAATGELFVTHWMHAALISMDGHKMSKSRGNLVFVDKLRETYDPMAIRLGLIEHHYRTEWEWDDGLIDRNVERLTAWRSAADGAPGDVIDDVRRLLDDDLDTPGAVAAIDAAAASGERTRDAAALLGVELR, from the coding sequence ATGACCTTCCAGCTCTACGACACCGCGCGGCGCGCCATCGTGCCGTTCGAACCCGGCGACGACGTCCTGATGTACACGTGCGGCATCACGCCGTACGACGCCACCCACCTCGGGCACGCGAACACGTTCATCGCCTACGACGTGCTCCAGCGGCACCTGATCGACAAAGGACACCAGGTCACCTGTGTCCGCAACGTCACCGATGTCGACGATCCGCTGTTCGCCAAGGCCCGTGAGCTCGGCGTGCACTACCTCGACCTCGCTGCGGCCGAAGAAGCCCGGTTCGAGCGCGACATGGTGGCGCTCAACGCGCTCCCGGTCGCCAGCACGCCCCGGGCGTCGTCGGCGATCCCCGACATCCGCGGGTTCATCGGCATGGTGCTCGACGCCGGCTTCGCCTACGAGGCGGGCGGCTCGGTGTACTTCGACGTGTCGAAGTTCGACTCGTTCGGTTCGCTGAGCCACTACTCGGAATCCGAGATGATCGAGCTCGCTCGCGAACGCGGCGGCCAGGTCGACGACCCGAACAAGCGACACCCGCTCGACTTCGTGCTCTGGCACCCGTCGGCCCCCGACGAGCCGTCGTGGGACACGATGTGGGGCGCCGGCCGACCGGGCTGGCACATCGAGTGCAGCGCGCTCGCGTTGCGCGAACTCGGCACGACGATCGACCTGCACGGCGGCGGCGCCGATCTGATCTTCCCGCACCACGAGTGCGAACGGGCCCAGTCCGAGGCAGCGACCGGCGAGCTGTTCGTCACCCATTGGATGCACGCCGCGCTGATCAGCATGGACGGCCACAAGATGTCGAAGAGCCGCGGCAACCTGGTGTTCGTCGACAAGCTGCGCGAGACGTACGACCCGATGGCGATCCGACTCGGCCTGATCGAGCACCACTACCGCACCGAGTGGGAGTGGGACGACGGCCTCATCGACCGCAACGTCGAACGATTGACGGCGTGGCGGTCGGCCGCCGACGGTGCGCCGGGCGACGTGATCGACGACGTCCGTCGACTGCTCGACGACGATCTCGACACCCCGGGTGCCGTGGCAGCGATCGACGCTGCCGCCGCGTCCGGCGAGCGGACCCGCGACGCCGCAGCCCTGCTCGGTGTCGAACTCAGATAA